A genomic window from Montipora capricornis isolate CH-2021 chromosome 8, ASM3666992v2, whole genome shotgun sequence includes:
- the LOC138013991 gene encoding alpha-N-acetylgalactosamine-specific lectin-like: MVLITSIFLGSSCPEGWEFFDGFCYYASDTVKTWHEARDYCSEMSADLAKITSQQENDFALALARRDAPGVEQVWIGFFWHARGADFWWSDLSVPVYRNWAPHEPNGHANEPCGMMFTGKLADQRPETASGYWNDLKCSRDQAYHNWACGFVCKKLP; the protein is encoded by the coding sequence ATGGTCCTGATAACCTCTATATTTTTAGGCTCATCATGTCCTGAAGGATGGGAGTTTTTTGATGGCTTCTGCTATTACGCAAGTGACACCGTAAAGACTTGGCATGAAGCACGGGATTACTGTTCAGAAATGAGTGCAGACCTTGCGAAAATCACCAGTCAGCAGGAAAATGATTTCGCCCTAGCACTAGCCAGGAGGGACGCTCCAGGTGTGGAACAGGTCTGGATCGGATTCTTTTGGCATGCAAGAGGCGCAGACTTCTGGTGGAGTGATCTCTCTGTACCAGTCTACAGGAACTGGGCTCCACATGAACCGAACGGGCACGCCAACGAACCATGCGGCATGATGTTTACTGGGAAACTCGCAGATCAGCGTCCCGAAACGGCATCTGGCTACTGGAATGACCTGAAGTGTTCAAGGGATCAGGCGTACCATAACTGGGCATGCGGCTTTGTCTGCAAGAAACTGCCCTAG